The Georgenia sp. TF02-10 genome window below encodes:
- the purL gene encoding phosphoribosylformylglycinamidine synthase subunit PurL has product MTDVVEQLPDTVDHAAATPEVALPYRELGLRPAEYDRIVELLGRRPTAAELAMYSVMWSEHCSYKSSRGHLAQFARKTTDAMREHLLVGIGENAGVVDIGQGWAVTFKVESHNHPSYVEPYQGAATGVGGIVRDIISMGARPVAVMDQLRFGAVDHPDTARVVHGVVAGVAGYGNCLGLPNIGGETEFDASYQGNPLVNALCLGVLRHEDIHLATASGPGNKIILFGARTGGDGIGGASILASETFEGGVPAKRPSVQVGDPFMEKVLIECCLELFAADVVEGIQDLGAAGISCATAELAANGDGGMHVDLDQVLLREDLTAGEILMSESQERMMAVVAPDKLDAFLAITRRWEVETAVIGEVTGTGRLTIDHHGHRIVDVDPRTVAHDAPRYDRPYARPAWQDALVADTAAALPRPTTPAELRAQVLALVAAPNLADKSWVTDQYDRYVQGNTALAQPDDAGVVRVDEATGLGVALATDANGRFTKLDPYAGAQQALAEAYRNVATVGARPRAVTDCLNFGSPEDPDAMWQLVQAITGLADACQVLGVPVTGGNVSLYNGTGEPGRPDSSINPTPVVGVLGVLDDVARATPSGWTAAGAGVYLLGATAAELDGSAWADVVHHHLGGIPPAVDLAAERALAEVLIAAAAEGVAHAAHDLSGGGLAQALVESALRFGVGAAVDVGEVARRDGVDLATLLFAETGARAVLAALPGDEDRLAALCRAHGVPLARIGTTGDDGGGGDDRAGGDDGEPALTLAGVGTLPLAELAAASRASLPSYFG; this is encoded by the coding sequence ATGACTGACGTGGTCGAGCAGCTGCCGGACACCGTCGACCACGCGGCCGCGACGCCGGAGGTGGCGCTGCCCTACCGCGAGCTCGGGCTGCGGCCGGCGGAGTACGACCGGATCGTGGAGCTGCTCGGCCGCCGGCCCACCGCCGCCGAGCTCGCCATGTACTCGGTGATGTGGTCCGAGCACTGCTCCTACAAGTCCTCCCGCGGGCACCTGGCTCAGTTCGCCCGCAAGACCACCGACGCCATGCGCGAGCACCTCCTCGTCGGCATCGGCGAGAACGCCGGCGTCGTCGACATCGGCCAGGGCTGGGCGGTGACCTTCAAGGTCGAGTCGCACAACCACCCCAGCTACGTCGAGCCCTACCAGGGCGCGGCCACCGGCGTCGGCGGGATCGTCCGGGACATAATCTCCATGGGCGCCCGGCCGGTGGCCGTGATGGACCAGCTCCGCTTCGGCGCCGTCGACCACCCGGACACCGCCCGCGTGGTGCACGGCGTGGTCGCCGGCGTCGCCGGCTACGGCAACTGCCTCGGGCTGCCGAACATCGGCGGCGAGACCGAGTTCGACGCCTCCTACCAGGGCAACCCCCTCGTCAACGCCCTGTGCCTGGGCGTGCTCCGGCACGAGGACATCCACCTCGCCACCGCCTCCGGCCCGGGCAACAAGATCATCCTGTTCGGGGCCCGCACCGGCGGGGACGGGATCGGCGGCGCCTCCATCCTCGCGTCCGAGACCTTCGAGGGCGGCGTGCCCGCCAAGCGGCCCAGCGTCCAGGTGGGCGACCCCTTCATGGAGAAGGTGCTCATCGAGTGCTGCCTGGAGCTCTTCGCCGCCGACGTCGTCGAGGGCATCCAGGACCTCGGCGCGGCCGGGATCTCCTGCGCCACCGCCGAGCTCGCCGCCAACGGCGACGGCGGCATGCACGTGGACCTCGACCAGGTCCTGCTCCGCGAGGACCTCACCGCCGGGGAGATCCTGATGAGCGAGTCCCAGGAACGGATGATGGCCGTGGTGGCCCCGGACAAGCTCGACGCCTTTCTGGCCATCACCCGGCGCTGGGAGGTGGAGACGGCGGTCATCGGGGAGGTCACCGGCACCGGGCGGCTGACCATCGACCACCACGGGCACCGCATCGTCGACGTCGACCCGCGCACCGTCGCCCACGACGCCCCCCGCTACGACCGCCCGTACGCCCGCCCCGCCTGGCAGGACGCGCTCGTCGCCGACACCGCCGCCGCCCTGCCCCGGCCCACCACCCCCGCCGAGCTCCGCGCGCAGGTCCTCGCCCTGGTCGCCGCCCCGAACCTGGCCGACAAGTCCTGGGTCACCGACCAGTACGACCGGTACGTCCAGGGCAACACCGCCCTGGCCCAGCCCGACGACGCCGGCGTGGTCCGGGTGGACGAGGCCACCGGCCTCGGGGTGGCGCTGGCCACCGACGCCAACGGGCGGTTCACCAAGCTCGACCCCTACGCCGGCGCCCAGCAGGCGCTGGCCGAGGCCTACCGCAACGTCGCCACGGTGGGCGCCCGGCCCCGCGCGGTCACCGACTGCCTCAACTTCGGCTCCCCGGAGGACCCGGACGCCATGTGGCAGCTTGTCCAGGCGATCACCGGCCTCGCCGACGCCTGCCAGGTCCTCGGCGTCCCGGTCACCGGCGGCAACGTCTCCCTCTACAACGGCACCGGCGAGCCCGGCCGGCCGGACTCCTCGATCAACCCCACCCCGGTGGTCGGGGTCCTCGGCGTCCTCGACGACGTCGCCCGGGCCACCCCCTCGGGGTGGACCGCGGCCGGCGCCGGGGTGTACCTGCTCGGCGCGACGGCAGCGGAGCTGGACGGCTCGGCCTGGGCCGACGTCGTCCACCACCACCTCGGCGGCATCCCGCCGGCGGTGGACCTCGCGGCCGAGCGGGCCCTGGCCGAGGTGCTGATCGCCGCGGCCGCCGAGGGGGTGGCGCACGCCGCGCACGACCTGTCCGGCGGCGGGCTCGCCCAGGCCCTGGTCGAGTCCGCGCTGCGGTTCGGGGTGGGCGCCGCCGTCGACGTCGGCGAGGTGGCCCGGCGCGACGGCGTCGACCTGGCCACCCTGCTGTTCGCCGAGACCGGCGCCCGGGCGGTCCTCGCCGCGTTGCCCGGCGACGAGGACCGCCTCGCCGCGCTGTGCCGGGCCCACGGCGTCCCGCTCGCCCGCATCGGCACCACCGGCGACGACGGCGGCGGCGGGGACGACCGCGCCGGCGGGGACGACGGCGAGCCGGCCCTGACGCTCGCCGGGGTGGGCACCCTCCCGCTCGCCGAGCTCGCAGCCGCCTCCCGCGCCAGCCTGCCGAGCTACTTCGGCTGA
- a CDS encoding bifunctional hydroxymethylpyrimidine kinase/phosphomethylpyrimidine kinase gives MRGPVRVPRVLSIAGTDPTGGAGIQADLKSIAANGGYGMAVVTALVAQNTRGVRSVHVPPVRFLAEQLDAVSDDVEIDAVKIGMLATTEVIQTVRAWLDRVRPPVVVLDPVMVATSGDRLLDQDAETALRDLAAGAHLLTPNVPELAILAEEPPATDWQTVLAQAGRVSARYRARVLAKGGHLAGDSSPDALVDATGAAVRVVEFPGVRVDTTSTHGTGCSLSSAVATRYPASGDWATAAAESKRWLTESIRHGADLEVGSGHGPVSHFAGLWARGGLATRPTPEEVATCWWEHIGDLRTGIDELPFVRGLGDGTLDRAAFGWYLTQDALYLRDYSRVLAEASRLAPTAEEQSFWAASADGAIAGELQLHERWLPPGAMAAAEPSATTTAYLNHLLAAAARGDYRVLVAAVLPCFWLYHDVGTRLHLLAHAEHPYRPWLDTYADEAFAAATQRAVGIVTRAAAAADEATRAAMREAFRLSAAHEHAFFAAPQALLDASGGQAG, from the coding sequence GTGAGGGGGCCGGTGCGGGTCCCGCGGGTGCTGAGCATCGCCGGCACCGACCCGACCGGCGGCGCGGGCATCCAGGCCGACCTGAAGAGCATCGCCGCGAACGGCGGCTACGGCATGGCCGTGGTCACCGCCCTGGTCGCCCAGAACACCCGCGGAGTGCGCTCGGTGCACGTGCCGCCCGTGCGCTTCCTCGCCGAGCAGCTGGACGCGGTGTCGGACGACGTCGAGATCGACGCGGTCAAGATCGGCATGCTCGCGACGACGGAGGTCATCCAGACGGTGCGGGCCTGGCTGGACCGGGTGCGCCCGCCGGTGGTGGTGCTCGACCCGGTCATGGTCGCCACCAGCGGCGACCGCCTCCTCGACCAGGACGCCGAGACCGCGCTGCGCGACCTCGCCGCCGGCGCCCACCTGCTCACCCCGAACGTCCCTGAGCTGGCGATCCTCGCCGAGGAGCCGCCCGCGACCGACTGGCAGACGGTCCTGGCCCAGGCCGGCCGGGTCTCGGCGCGCTACCGCGCCCGGGTGCTCGCCAAGGGCGGGCACCTCGCGGGGGACAGCTCGCCCGACGCGCTCGTCGACGCCACCGGCGCCGCGGTCCGGGTCGTGGAGTTCCCCGGCGTCCGGGTCGACACGACCAGCACGCACGGCACCGGCTGCTCCCTCTCCTCCGCCGTCGCCACCCGGTACCCCGCCTCCGGCGACTGGGCGACGGCGGCCGCGGAGTCCAAGCGCTGGCTCACTGAGAGCATCCGGCACGGCGCCGACCTCGAGGTCGGTTCCGGGCACGGGCCGGTGAGCCACTTCGCCGGGCTCTGGGCGCGCGGCGGCCTCGCCACCCGCCCCACCCCGGAGGAGGTCGCGACCTGCTGGTGGGAGCACATCGGCGACCTCCGGACGGGCATCGACGAGCTGCCGTTCGTCCGCGGGCTCGGCGACGGCACCCTCGACCGGGCCGCGTTCGGCTGGTACCTCACCCAGGACGCCCTCTACCTGCGGGACTACTCCCGGGTCCTCGCCGAGGCCAGCCGGCTCGCCCCCACCGCCGAGGAGCAGTCGTTCTGGGCGGCGAGCGCCGACGGGGCGATCGCGGGAGAGCTGCAGCTGCACGAGCGGTGGCTCCCGCCGGGCGCCATGGCCGCCGCGGAGCCGAGCGCCACTACGACCGCCTACCTGAACCACCTGCTCGCGGCGGCCGCCCGCGGGGACTACCGGGTGCTGGTCGCGGCGGTGCTGCCCTGCTTCTGGCTCTACCACGACGTCGGGACCCGGCTGCACCTGCTCGCACACGCCGAGCACCCCTACCGTCCCTGGCTCGACACGTACGCGGACGAGGCGTTCGCGGCCGCGACCCAGCGCGCCGTCGGCATCGTCACGCGCGCCGCCGCGGCGGCCGACGAGGCCACCAGGGCCGCGATGCGCGAGGCGTTCCGGCTCTCGGCCGCCCACGAGCACGCCTTCTTCGCCGCGCCCCAGGCGCTGCTCGACGCTTCGGGAGGGCAGGCGGGCTGA
- the thiE gene encoding thiamine phosphate synthase codes for MSTDLSLYLVTDSRLAAAAGHDVVELVRAAVDGGVTAVQVREKDAPARAFLDTVLRVADVVPPPVAILVNDRVDVFLAARAAGAPVAGVHVGQADLPVDAVRAMIGADATLGLSAATDKQLAAAAASPARVDYVGIGALHATATKQDAPAPLGHPELARLVAASGLPAVAIGGVRPADLPAIRAAGAAGAAVVSAICSAPDPAAAARELRVAWEGAA; via the coding sequence GTGAGCACCGACCTGTCGCTGTACCTGGTGACGGACTCCCGCCTCGCCGCGGCGGCCGGTCACGACGTGGTCGAGCTGGTGCGCGCCGCGGTCGACGGCGGGGTGACGGCGGTGCAGGTGCGGGAGAAGGATGCCCCCGCGCGGGCGTTCCTCGACACGGTGCTGCGCGTGGCCGACGTCGTCCCGCCGCCGGTGGCCATCCTCGTCAACGACCGGGTGGACGTGTTCCTCGCCGCCCGAGCCGCGGGTGCCCCGGTCGCCGGGGTGCACGTGGGGCAGGCGGACCTCCCGGTGGACGCGGTGCGCGCGATGATCGGCGCGGACGCGACCCTCGGGCTGAGCGCCGCCACCGACAAGCAGCTGGCGGCCGCCGCGGCCAGCCCCGCACGGGTCGACTACGTCGGCATCGGTGCGCTGCACGCCACCGCCACCAAGCAGGACGCCCCGGCGCCGCTCGGCCACCCGGAGCTCGCCCGGCTGGTGGCCGCGAGCGGGCTGCCCGCCGTCGCGATCGGCGGCGTGCGGCCAGCCGACCTGCCGGCGATCCGGGCCGCCGGGGCGGCCGGGGCCGCCGTCGTCTCGGCGATCTGCTCCGCACCCGACCCCGCGGCCGCGGCCCGCGAGCTGCGGGTGGCGTGGGAGGGGGCCGCGTGA
- the thiM gene encoding hydroxyethylthiazole kinase, translated as MTRTPEDLIDFTCSALDGVRAQAPLVHSITNGVVMNFTANALLALGAAAAMVDIPGEAGPFARVASGLLVNLGTPAAEEREAMLEAVTAANEAGTPWVLDPVAVGSLPVRTPLGHTLRDLCPTVVRGNASEIIAVTGSGAGGRGVDASDGVDAAVAPARSLAQTTGGVVAISGPVDVVTDGRDLVRIANGDALLTRITGGGCALGAVMAAFAAVDADRFATTVAAVTVYTVAAELAAARATGPGSFGVAFLDALAAVDADAVRDRAAIS; from the coding sequence ATGACGCGCACGCCAGAAGACCTCATCGACTTCACCTGCTCGGCGCTGGACGGGGTGCGCGCCCAGGCGCCCCTCGTGCACTCCATCACCAACGGCGTGGTGATGAACTTCACCGCCAACGCGCTGCTCGCGCTCGGGGCCGCGGCCGCGATGGTGGACATCCCGGGGGAGGCCGGCCCGTTCGCGCGGGTCGCCTCGGGGCTGCTCGTGAACCTGGGGACCCCGGCCGCCGAGGAGCGGGAGGCGATGCTCGAGGCGGTGACGGCGGCGAACGAGGCGGGGACGCCGTGGGTGCTCGACCCGGTCGCGGTCGGCTCGCTGCCCGTCCGCACGCCGCTCGGCCACACCCTGCGGGACCTGTGCCCCACCGTGGTGCGGGGCAACGCGTCCGAGATCATCGCGGTGACCGGCTCGGGTGCGGGCGGCCGCGGCGTCGACGCGTCCGACGGCGTGGACGCAGCCGTGGCGCCCGCCCGCTCGCTCGCGCAGACCACCGGGGGAGTCGTCGCGATCTCCGGGCCGGTCGACGTCGTCACCGACGGGCGGGACCTGGTCCGGATCGCCAACGGCGACGCGCTGCTCACGCGGATCACCGGCGGCGGGTGCGCCCTCGGCGCGGTGATGGCCGCCTTCGCCGCCGTCGACGCGGACAGGTTCGCCACCACGGTCGCCGCGGTCACCGTCTACACGGTCGCCGCCGAGCTCGCCGCGGCCCGCGCGACCGGTCCCGGGAGCTTCGGCGTCGCGTTCCTCGACGCGCTCGCCGCCGTCGACGCGGACGCGGTCCGCGACCGGGCGGCGATCTCGTGA